A DNA window from Paenibacillus sp. HWE-109 contains the following coding sequences:
- the yhbH gene encoding sporulation protein YhbH produces MTEPLFVVSKEDWSLHRKGYQDQTRHQEKVKEAIKQNLPDLVTDESIVMSNGKQVVKVPIKSLDEYRFRYNFNKGKHVGQGDGDSQVGDVLGTDPQPAQGPGKGEGAGDQAGEDYYEAEVSMEELQAMLFSELELPNLQKKEKRNMTTTEVIFNDIRKKGIMSNIDKKRTIIENLRRNSRSNSPGIHHISPDDLRFKTWDEVEKPHSNALIIAMMDTSGSMGSFEKYIARSFFFWMTRFLRTKYENVEIVFIAHHTEAKEVTEEEFFTKGESGGTICSSAYQTAIDIIDKRYPPSQFNIYPFHFSDGDNLTSDNERCVKLITQLMERCNMFGYGEVNQYNRSSTLMSAFRHIHDPKFLHYVIREKGEVYKALKTFFTKQEGVAVQ; encoded by the coding sequence ATGACAGAACCCTTATTTGTCGTATCCAAAGAGGATTGGTCACTGCACCGTAAAGGATACCAAGATCAAACAAGGCACCAAGAGAAAGTCAAAGAAGCCATTAAACAAAACCTTCCCGATCTCGTCACGGATGAGAGCATCGTTATGTCCAATGGCAAACAAGTTGTGAAAGTGCCAATCAAGAGTTTGGATGAGTATCGCTTCCGCTACAATTTCAACAAAGGCAAGCATGTCGGACAGGGAGATGGCGATTCGCAGGTGGGCGATGTGCTCGGCACAGATCCGCAGCCGGCGCAAGGCCCTGGAAAAGGCGAAGGCGCAGGAGATCAAGCCGGCGAAGACTATTACGAAGCGGAAGTTAGCATGGAAGAGCTGCAGGCGATGCTGTTCTCCGAGCTGGAATTGCCGAATTTGCAGAAAAAAGAGAAACGCAACATGACGACGACCGAAGTGATTTTCAACGATATTCGTAAAAAGGGCATTATGTCCAACATCGATAAGAAACGGACGATCATCGAGAATCTGCGCAGAAACTCGCGTTCCAATTCGCCTGGCATTCATCATATTAGTCCGGATGATTTGCGTTTTAAGACTTGGGATGAGGTGGAGAAGCCACACTCGAATGCATTAATTATTGCCATGATGGATACCTCTGGGTCTATGGGCTCTTTTGAGAAATACATAGCCCGCAGCTTCTTCTTCTGGATGACGCGCTTCCTGCGTACGAAGTACGAGAATGTGGAAATCGTGTTCATTGCTCATCATACAGAGGCGAAAGAAGTCACAGAGGAAGAATTTTTCACGAAGGGTGAAAGCGGCGGCACGATTTGCTCTTCAGCCTATCAAACGGCAATCGATATTATTGATAAGCGTTATCCGCCCTCGCAGTTTAATATCTACCCGTTCCATTTCTCGGATGGCGATAATTTGACATCGGATAACGAGCGCTGCGTCAAGCTGATTACGCAATTAATGGAACGCTGCAACATGTTCGGCTATGGCGAGGTCAACCAATATAACCGCAGCAGCACCCTGATGTCTGCTTTTCGGCATATACACGACCCCAAATTTCTTCATTATGTGATCCGCGAGAAAGGCGAAGTGTACAAAGCTTTGAAAACCTTTTTTACCAAGCAAGAGGGGGTGGCAGTTCAGTGA
- a CDS encoding SpoVR family protein: MSKSEIQQLEYAIDEITEIAKGFGLDYYPMRYEICPAEIIYTFGAYGMPTRYSHWSFGKNFHRMKTQYDLGLSKIYELVINSDPCYAFLLDGNSLIQNKLIVAHVLAHCDFFKNNVRFSKTNRNMVESMSATAERIRLYEIEHGIDEVEQFIDAVLAIQEHIDPVLTLTYGQTRKRQEIHKASMPNVPTEATYGYEDLWGLDTKNKPAPPQDKEENRRFPPQPEKDILLFIEENAPYMENWQRDILTMLRDEMLYFWPQLETKIMNEGWASYWHQRILRELDLTEEETIEYSKLNSSVVVPSRHSLNPYYLGLKIFEDIEKHWDNPTPDEIRIQGRKPGEGRAKMFEVREYESDTSFIRNYLNKPLVEELDLYVFEKKGPEWKITDKTWENTRDQLIYSRVNGGFPYIVVEDGDYQRTGELYLKHAFEGVELDLKYVERTLPYIYKLWGKTIHMHTMVEDKPVLFSFDGKKHHRRFL, from the coding sequence GTGAGTAAATCCGAAATTCAGCAGCTTGAATATGCCATTGATGAGATTACAGAAATTGCCAAGGGGTTTGGACTGGATTACTACCCCATGCGTTATGAGATTTGTCCAGCGGAAATCATTTATACATTTGGGGCCTATGGGATGCCCACCCGCTACAGCCATTGGAGCTTCGGGAAAAATTTCCACCGGATGAAGACGCAATATGACCTGGGGCTGAGCAAAATCTATGAGCTCGTCATTAACTCGGACCCGTGTTATGCCTTTCTATTAGATGGCAATTCGCTTATTCAAAATAAGCTGATTGTCGCGCATGTACTGGCCCACTGCGATTTCTTCAAAAATAATGTTCGCTTCTCCAAAACGAACCGCAACATGGTCGAAAGCATGTCCGCCACGGCTGAACGGATTCGCCTATATGAAATTGAACATGGCATCGACGAAGTCGAACAGTTCATTGACGCCGTTCTCGCCATCCAGGAGCATATCGATCCTGTCCTCACTTTAACGTACGGGCAAACGCGCAAACGTCAAGAGATTCATAAAGCTTCTATGCCTAATGTCCCTACTGAAGCGACCTACGGCTACGAAGATCTTTGGGGGCTCGACACCAAGAATAAGCCCGCTCCGCCGCAGGATAAAGAAGAGAATCGGCGCTTCCCGCCTCAACCGGAGAAAGACATCTTGCTCTTCATCGAGGAGAATGCGCCTTACATGGAAAATTGGCAGCGCGATATTCTGACCATGCTGCGTGATGAAATGCTCTATTTCTGGCCTCAGCTCGAAACCAAAATCATGAACGAAGGCTGGGCTTCGTACTGGCACCAACGCATCCTGCGGGAACTGGATTTAACCGAGGAAGAGACGATCGAGTACTCCAAGCTCAACTCTTCCGTAGTTGTGCCTTCGCGGCATAGCCTGAATCCGTATTATCTCGGACTGAAAATTTTCGAAGATATCGAAAAGCATTGGGATAATCCAACGCCGGATGAAATTCGCATTCAGGGCCGCAAGCCCGGTGAAGGCCGGGCCAAAATGTTCGAAGTCCGCGAATACGAATCCGACACCTCTTTTATCCGCAATTATTTGAATAAACCGTTGGTGGAAGAATTGGATTTGTATGTGTTTGAGAAGAAAGGGCCGGAATGGAAGATCACGGATAAAACATGGGAAAATACGCGTGATCAGCTTATCTATTCCCGAGTGAATGGCGGTTTCCCCTACATTGTCGTGGAAGACGGGGATTATCAGCGCACCGGCGAACTCTATTTGAAGCACGCCTTCGAAGGTGTGGAACTAGATCTTAAATACGTGGAGAGAACCTTGCCGTATATTTACAAGCTCTGGGGTAAAACCATTCATATGCATACCATGGTGGAAGATAAGCCAGTTTTATTCAGCTTTGACGGGAAAAAGCATCATCGTCGGTTTTTGTAA
- a CDS encoding sensor histidine kinase, whose translation MPTLAPKRSSLLRYWTLRYVLTLCIGLLLIGLASMVWLQHRALTDRLQQIENFSAEAAAYMTKDANQIVIPADFYKWIDQNQRRYRLPGQFGLIVYTQGGQVLYEQAAPQGSSSEYKISAPIQGSHSQIGSIVISYSKKELTDISQEYGLITSLLILAGLLGWLIIYLLLRRLTKPIYEVVHALKQIQTGNYTLMLEENAKEQEIYDLLYYFNATAARLEQLEQLRTELLAGVTHELKTPVTSIRGLLRAIKDQVVSADEADEFLDISLEETKRLERMVADLLDFNAFASGHVRVQSEALDLGKLLGEIVYQWSLIHQEDGVEVRTDIAEGRQIVVGDPVRIQQIIVNLLNNSRQAADGHCLITVRLIEHSSTMYEVLVCDNGTGIPAEEQINIYERYFRGTNKKLAVRGLGLGLTLSRMLAAALGGTLVLKESSPQGTTFQLLLPRGAAGMVVE comes from the coding sequence ATGCCAACCCTAGCACCTAAGCGCAGCTCCTTGCTCCGCTATTGGACTTTACGATATGTGCTCACATTATGCATAGGTTTGCTTCTCATCGGCTTAGCCTCCATGGTCTGGCTGCAGCATCGCGCATTGACAGACCGATTGCAGCAAATCGAGAACTTTTCGGCCGAAGCGGCCGCTTATATGACCAAGGATGCGAATCAGATCGTCATACCAGCAGACTTTTATAAATGGATTGATCAAAATCAGCGCAGATATCGGCTTCCTGGGCAGTTCGGTCTCATTGTCTATACGCAAGGAGGCCAAGTTTTGTATGAACAAGCTGCGCCTCAAGGATCATCAAGCGAATATAAGATTTCCGCTCCAATTCAGGGTTCTCACTCGCAGATTGGATCGATCGTCATTTCATACAGCAAGAAGGAATTGACTGATATCAGTCAAGAATATGGTTTAATTACTTCGCTTCTAATCTTAGCTGGTCTGTTGGGCTGGCTGATCATTTATTTGCTGCTGCGCAGATTAACCAAGCCAATCTATGAAGTCGTGCATGCCCTCAAACAAATCCAGACGGGGAATTATACGCTCATGCTGGAGGAAAATGCCAAAGAGCAGGAGATTTATGATCTGCTCTATTACTTCAATGCGACGGCAGCAAGACTGGAACAATTGGAGCAGCTGCGCACAGAGTTATTGGCTGGTGTGACCCATGAGCTCAAAACGCCTGTGACTTCAATCCGTGGTCTGCTGCGCGCGATCAAAGATCAAGTTGTCAGCGCAGATGAGGCTGATGAATTTCTCGATATTTCGCTGGAGGAAACAAAGCGGCTTGAGCGGATGGTGGCTGATTTGCTTGATTTCAATGCTTTTGCATCGGGACATGTGCGTGTGCAATCAGAAGCCCTTGATTTGGGTAAACTGCTGGGAGAAATCGTCTATCAATGGAGTTTAATCCACCAAGAAGATGGTGTGGAGGTTCGAACGGATATTGCGGAGGGGCGACAGATAGTTGTTGGCGATCCTGTTCGTATTCAGCAAATTATTGTCAATCTCCTTAACAATAGTCGGCAAGCAGCGGATGGGCATTGTTTGATAACGGTCCGTTTAATTGAACACTCAAGCACGATGTACGAAGTACTTGTCTGTGATAACGGAACAGGTATCCCGGCGGAGGAACAGATTAATATTTATGAGCGGTATTTCCGGGGGACGAACAAAAAGTTAGCCGTACGGGGGCTGGGATTAGGCTTGACGTTGAGCCGAATGCTGGCTGCTGCGCTTGGAGGTACGTTGGTGCTGAAGGAAAGTTCCCCGCAGGGTACGACTTTTCAGCTTTTGCTGCCTCGGGGGGCGGCGGGTATGGTAGTAGAGTAA
- a CDS encoding response regulator transcription factor — protein MKTIMIVEDEPAISRVLAAYIKKAGYDCVVISRGDEAIQQFGLIQPSLLLLDVMLPGADGWEVLREVRRRNACPVIMLTAKGDIGDRLTGLNSGADDYIAKPFEPEEVVARIHAVLRRPSQAFATNDQKHYGSLRIDFKSRSVYLNGATLSFTPKDLALLLFLAEHPNQLFSREQLIERVWGIDYDGSDRAVDHAIKRLRQSLLHLPPEEGEIRTLRGTGYQFYANPST, from the coding sequence ATGAAAACCATTATGATTGTAGAAGACGAGCCGGCGATTTCTCGTGTTCTTGCTGCCTATATCAAGAAAGCTGGATATGACTGTGTGGTCATCTCTCGGGGGGATGAGGCTATCCAGCAGTTTGGCTTGATCCAGCCTTCTCTTCTTTTATTGGACGTGATGCTGCCTGGTGCGGATGGATGGGAAGTTCTCCGGGAGGTACGGCGGAGAAACGCCTGCCCGGTCATTATGCTCACGGCCAAAGGTGATATCGGAGATCGCCTCACGGGATTGAACAGTGGGGCTGATGATTATATAGCGAAGCCGTTTGAACCGGAAGAAGTCGTTGCGAGAATTCACGCCGTTCTGCGCAGACCATCGCAAGCTTTCGCGACAAATGATCAGAAGCATTACGGGAGTCTGCGGATTGATTTCAAGTCGCGGTCTGTTTACCTGAATGGGGCGACTTTGTCATTTACGCCTAAGGATTTGGCGTTATTGCTATTTCTCGCGGAGCATCCGAATCAACTATTCTCGCGCGAGCAGCTAATTGAACGGGTATGGGGGATCGACTATGATGGCAGCGACCGTGCTGTGGATCATGCGATCAAACGGTTGCGGCAGTCATTGCTTCACCTGCCGCCAGAAGAAGGCGAGATTCGAACATTGCGCGGAACGGGGTATCAATTCTATGCCAACCCTAGCACCTAA